The proteins below come from a single Halobacillus salinarum genomic window:
- a CDS encoding DUF4097 family beta strand repeat-containing protein, producing the protein MSEERMRILKMIEEGTITAEEGEKLLTAVEEKNNQTSSSEKRYGIKDFIGEAVEKIKNADFDLTFGESFRFEHTEELEKKDFNDIDIQIANGSLDIETWKEDFAKAELEVKVYQVSSEEEAKERFFTDSQLNIHNGILRVASPSKKIKTNVHLYIPDDHYEFFKTKLSNGTLNAFGLASNHIQVKTANGSLRLNDMKGSSCKAETGNGSIQVVGAALDECQADTINGSIKLIGEFGKAHASAVTGSVVVENKGTRANSGFFKTTTGSVIVHLPPAREIEGKLKTSFGSIDCRLENYKILNNKKEVMNKQLEFEAFEQYEDTYHIEAETKTGAVTIIPAKQL; encoded by the coding sequence ATGTCAGAAGAGCGTATGAGAATATTAAAAATGATTGAAGAAGGCACTATCACTGCGGAGGAAGGGGAAAAGCTGTTAACCGCCGTAGAAGAAAAGAATAACCAGACTTCCTCTTCAGAAAAAAGATATGGCATTAAAGACTTTATTGGGGAAGCCGTTGAAAAAATTAAAAATGCTGACTTTGACCTTACTTTTGGAGAATCCTTCCGCTTTGAGCATACGGAAGAGTTAGAGAAAAAAGATTTTAATGATATTGACATCCAGATCGCTAATGGCTCGTTAGACATCGAAACATGGAAAGAGGATTTTGCCAAGGCTGAATTAGAGGTAAAGGTTTACCAGGTATCTTCTGAAGAGGAAGCAAAAGAAAGATTCTTTACCGACAGCCAGCTTAATATCCATAACGGTATTTTGCGGGTTGCCAGTCCTTCAAAGAAAATAAAGACCAATGTACATTTGTATATTCCTGATGACCACTATGAATTCTTTAAAACAAAACTGAGCAACGGTACACTCAACGCTTTTGGCTTGGCAAGCAATCACATCCAGGTGAAAACGGCGAATGGTTCGCTTCGTCTCAATGATATGAAAGGCAGCTCGTGTAAAGCGGAAACAGGAAATGGTTCGATTCAAGTAGTAGGAGCAGCACTGGATGAATGCCAGGCCGATACGATTAACGGATCCATAAAACTAATTGGAGAATTCGGCAAAGCCCATGCTTCCGCCGTTACTGGGAGCGTAGTCGTAGAGAACAAAGGCACGAGAGCTAACAGCGGTTTCTTTAAAACAACTACGGGAAGTGTAATCGTTCATTTACCGCCGGCCAGGGAAATTGAAGGGAAGCTTAAAACCAGCTTCGGCAGCATTGACTGTCGTCTTGAGAATTATAAAATTCTTAACAATAAAAAAGAAGTCATGAATAAACAGTTGGAATTTGAAGCTTTTGAACAATATGAAGATACCTATCACATCGAAGCAGAAACGAAAACTGGTGCCGTAACTATTATTCCAGCAAAACAACTGTAA
- the lgt gene encoding prolipoprotein diacylglyceryl transferase, with the protein MTCTPDALDRVFLHLGPLNIYWYGVIIATGAFLGLLIATRESERLGISKDYLIDIVVYAIPISIICARIYYVIFEWDRYTGGPWWDVFAIWEGGIAIHGALIGATLTALIYTRVKKISFWQMVDIAAPSILLGQGIGRWGNFMNQEAHGGPVSESFYNNFMQYLPDFINQQMCIEGTVYHPTFLYESLWDLLGVVLLLILRHKFNPRRGEVFLSYLIYYSIGRYFIEGMRTDSLYLIGHIRMAQLISIILVIAALAVMFYRRKTGMANKYYNGKQVH; encoded by the coding sequence ATGACTTGTACACCTGATGCATTAGATCGAGTATTTCTACACTTGGGCCCCTTAAATATTTATTGGTACGGTGTCATTATTGCAACTGGTGCTTTTTTAGGCTTGCTTATTGCTACGAGGGAATCAGAAAGACTCGGGATAAGTAAAGACTATTTGATAGATATTGTTGTATATGCCATTCCAATCTCCATTATTTGTGCCAGGATCTACTACGTTATTTTTGAATGGGATCGGTATACTGGTGGACCATGGTGGGATGTTTTTGCCATTTGGGAAGGCGGTATTGCCATTCACGGAGCTCTCATTGGGGCAACGCTTACCGCACTAATCTACACGCGTGTGAAGAAGATTTCTTTCTGGCAGATGGTGGATATTGCTGCACCGAGTATTTTGTTAGGACAAGGGATCGGACGCTGGGGGAACTTTATGAACCAGGAAGCCCATGGCGGACCTGTGAGTGAATCCTTTTATAATAATTTCATGCAGTATTTGCCGGATTTTATTAATCAGCAAATGTGTATTGAAGGAACCGTCTACCACCCGACGTTCCTGTATGAATCCCTATGGGATCTTCTCGGAGTGGTGCTGTTGTTAATATTAAGGCACAAATTCAATCCGCGAAGAGGAGAAGTGTTCTTAAGTTATCTGATTTATTATTCTATCGGCCGTTACTTTATAGAAGGAATGAGAACCGACAGCCTTTACTTAATCGGCCATATCCGCATGGCTCAGCTCATTTCAATTATTCTTGTCATAGCTGCCCTGGCTGTGATGTTTTACCGTAGAAAAACGGGCATGGCGAATAAATATTATAACGGTAAACAAGTACACTAG
- the hprK gene encoding HPr(Ser) kinase/phosphatase produces the protein MSKVRTEDLLEQFNLEIVAGEDGVHREIHTSDISRPGVEMTGYFKFYPKERLQLLGKTELSYFNELNEEQRRERADKLCTDVTPGIVISRGMDIPAELLAAARDAGVPLMRSPHKTTRVISRLTNYLESKFAPFTAIHGVLVDIYGIGVLITGQSGVGKSETALELVKRGHRLVADDSVEIRQEDYDTLIGNSPPLIEHLLEIRGLGIINVMTLFGAGAVRSFKRITLVINLELWDKNKQYDRLGLEEETMKIMDVDLPKATVPVRPGRNLAVIIEVAAMNFRLKRMGVNAAEEFSDRLTKVIDQDQLKEE, from the coding sequence ATGAGCAAGGTAAGAACCGAAGATTTACTGGAACAGTTTAACTTGGAAATCGTAGCGGGTGAAGATGGTGTGCACCGTGAAATACATACGAGTGATATTTCGAGACCAGGTGTAGAGATGACCGGCTATTTTAAATTTTACCCTAAAGAACGCTTGCAGCTGCTTGGAAAAACGGAACTGTCTTATTTTAATGAACTCAATGAAGAACAGCGCCGCGAACGAGCAGATAAACTATGTACAGACGTAACTCCAGGGATTGTGATCAGCCGTGGGATGGATATACCTGCAGAGTTGTTGGCTGCGGCAAGAGATGCAGGTGTCCCGCTTATGAGATCACCGCATAAAACGACGAGAGTTATCAGTCGGCTTACAAACTATCTCGAGTCAAAATTTGCTCCATTCACAGCAATTCATGGTGTCCTTGTTGATATTTATGGGATAGGCGTGCTTATTACCGGTCAAAGCGGTGTCGGTAAAAGTGAAACTGCTTTGGAACTAGTGAAGCGCGGCCACCGGCTTGTGGCGGATGATAGTGTTGAAATTCGTCAGGAGGATTACGACACTCTAATTGGAAACAGTCCTCCGTTAATTGAGCACTTATTAGAAATACGGGGATTAGGGATTATCAATGTGATGACTTTATTTGGAGCGGGTGCTGTTAGGAGCTTTAAACGAATTACACTTGTCATCAATCTAGAGCTGTGGGATAAAAACAAGCAATATGACCGATTAGGGTTAGAGGAAGAAACGATGAAAATCATGGACGTAGATTTACCAAAAGCCACAGTTCCAGTCCGCCCAGGGCGTAACTTAGCAGTAATCATAGAAGTAGCAGCGATGAATTTCCGTTTGAAGCGGATGGGTGTAAATGCGGCTGAAGAATTTTCTGACCGCTTAACGAAAGTCATCGATCAGGACCAATTAAAGGAAGAGTAG
- a CDS encoding phage holin family protein — protein MKNWLLHVIVNAIAILLVSWLITAVSINGVVGAIAAAFILSILNAIVRPILIVLTLPITVLTLGLFLFVINAITLLITDGLLGSTFEIDGFGTAILAAIIISIINLVLNSLIKDKG, from the coding sequence ATGAAGAACTGGCTGTTGCATGTCATTGTTAATGCCATTGCTATCCTCTTAGTCAGCTGGCTAATTACAGCTGTATCGATTAATGGCGTAGTAGGAGCTATAGCTGCTGCTTTTATTCTCTCTATTCTAAATGCGATTGTACGGCCGATTCTTATCGTGCTTACCCTTCCGATTACCGTCCTAACCCTGGGGCTGTTTCTATTTGTCATTAATGCAATTACGTTGTTAATTACTGACGGGCTGCTGGGGAGCACGTTTGAAATAGACGGATTTGGAACAGCCATTCTTGCTGCGATCATCATTTCGATCATCAACTTAGTTTTAAATAGCTTGATTAAAGATAAAGGGTAG